In the Gammaproteobacteria bacterium genome, TTGCCGAGGATCCGGAATACCCGATCAATTATCACTACGCGGTTGGTGGTCTGCGCCTCATAACCGACCAGCAGCAGCTCGACGCCTGCCATCATATTATTTCGGTGGCGGAAGGTATGGGCGTCGAACTCGAGTTAATCAGCCCCGAACAGGCACTGGAGAAGAATCCCCTGCTCGAAACCCATGACCTGCTGGCCGCACTTTACGATCCGCGCGATGGCGACATCGATCCGGCGCAGCTGTGCCAGGCACTGGCACGACGCTCGCGCAAGGCCGGTGCCGAAATCTATCGGCACAATCCCGTTGTCGGCCTGACCCAGCAGCAAAACCACGAATGGATCGTGCATACCCGGAAAGGGGATATTTGCTGCGAGCACATCGTCAACGCCGCTGGGTACCGCGCCAATGAAGTCGGTGCGCTGATGGGCGTCGAGTACCCGATTGTATCGATGGAGCATATGTATTTCGTTACTGAGCCCATCAATGAACTGATGCCGCCCGAGCAACGAGTCGCCATGGTGCGCTGCCCGCGCGACCGGTTTTACCTGCGCCAGGAAAAGCAGGGTTTACTCATCGGTGTTTACGAGCATGACTGCAAGACTTTTGGCATGGAGGGGATCGATCCGGATTTCGCCAATGCCCTGTGCCCGGATGATCTCGATCGATGTTTGCCGAGGCTGGTGCATATTTTCCAGCGCTTACCCTGTTTGCAGAAAGTAGGGATTCAATCGATTATAAATGGCCCCATTACCTATACTGCCGATGCAGGACCTCTGGTCGGTAAAACACCGGGCATGCGCAATACCTGGTCTATCAACGGTTTGAGGGTCGGAATCGGCGAGGGCGGCGGTTACGGCAAGATGCTGGCGCAAATGATGGTGCATGGCGAAACTGACTGGGATTGCTGGCAGTTGGACCCGCGTCGTATCAATCACTGTTCGACCCTGGAATACACGGCCCTGAAAGCGATCGAGGATTACCAGCACGAGTTTCAGTGGCACTTGCCGCAAGAACACCGTCCCGCTGGAAGACCGCTCAGGACTACCCCGTTATACCCGGTTTTACAGCAACAGGGTGCCCAGTTCGGCGTGGTTAACGGCTGGGAGCGAGTTTCTTTTTTCAAACCAACAGCGGAAATCGTCGAACAACATGGCTATCGATTTAATAACTGGCATGCGATCGTCGAACGGGAAATCGAGTCCCTGTGTCGCGGTGTCGGCATCCTGGAGCTGTCCGGGTTTAATCGTTACGCGATAAGCGGGCCCGGTGCGCGCGACTGGATCGATAGCCTGACCTGTTCCAGGGTACCGACGCAACCGGGTAGGGTAGGCCTGGCGTACTTTCTAAACCGCAGCGGCAACCTGTTGGCCGAAGCGACGCTTGCCCTAGTCGAAAAAGATCATCTCTGGTATGGATCTGCTGCAGCTGCTGAATTGCACGATTGGGACTGGTTGCACGAACGATTGCCGCCGGATAGTGCGATTAGAATCGAATCGTTAACTAACGAGCATACGACCCTTGTGATAGCCGGCCCCAGATCGCGCGAGTTAATCGAAGCGGTCAGCCCGCGCATGGACTGGAGCAAGGCAGCCTTTCCGCCAATGAGTGTGCGTCAATGTCTGCTCGGTCACTTCGAAGTAGTCGTGATGTCGGTCAGTGTTTGCGGCGAACTGGCTTACGAATTACACGTCCCGAATCAGCATTTAATCGGTGCTTACGATCTGTTGCAGCAACTCGGGGCATCGTTGGGTCTGGGCGGATTCGGTATGTATGCACTGGAATCGATGCGCCTCGAGAAGGGCTATGGGCATTGGAAGGCTGACTTGATTGACGAGTACAATCCCTTCGAGGCCGGACTGGAACGCTTTGTTAACCTGGAGAAATCGTTTCCCGGTAAGGAAGGCCTGAAGACTCAGATTGAAGCTGGCAACCGCCGCAATCGGTTAGTGCTCGAGATTGAATGCGATACGGCGCCATGCCAGGCGGGGGAATCGGTTTACTGCGGTAACGAGGTGGTTGGCACCATCACCTCGGCAGCCTGGGGTTTCAGAGTGCAGAAAAACCTGGCGATGGCTTACCTTAGGCCGGAATACTCTGCGACTGAAAGCAAGCTGGAAGTCGCGTTGCTTGGACATCGCTATAAGGCTCGTGTTGCAGCCGAAAACCTGGCCTGGTAATGGACTTAAGTGGATTATCGCGCACTAACTAAATGATGCCGATAGCTTTCCGATACGGCTTTCATCGGGGGTGACACCGAGACCGAGCGCTTGCGGCAGGTTGATGTATCCGTTCTTAACCTGGATACCATTCTCGGGATCATAATGCTCCTGGTAATAGGGTGCGCCGATCCAGACGCCTTCGAGTAACCCGGGATCCACGGTTGCTCCGACATGGGCGCAGGCTGCAGCGATGATGTCGCCACCCGAGGTGTCGTCGCATGAGTGCGGCATCGAGCGCGCCGTGCAAATGTCACGTACCGTTGCAATTGCGTTCAATCCACCCAGCCTGGTCAGCTTGAGGCCGAAGCCATCGCAAATTCCGAGAGAGATTGCGCGCAGCACATCGTTGATAGTTTCGGTGTTTTCATCGAGGTAAACCGGATGGTGTATCTGGGCGCGTATCGAGGCAATTTCTTCCATCGTGTTGCAGGGTTGCTCGATGACGACTGGAATCTGTCTGCAGGACAGGCTGAGCAGCAGGGTGTCACGCGCGGTCAAACTGCGATTTGCGTCGATCGCCAGTCGAACCCGGTTGCCTACCGCTTCCCAGACCTTGTGAATGACGGCAATATCTTCATCGATGTCGCGGCCTCCGCATTTGATTTGCAAGCGCGGGAAGCCTTCATCTGCTTTTTCCCTTGCCTGCCTGACGCTGTCCTCCGGCGACGCGATGCCGATTGCATAATACGAGGGAACTTTCTCGGTGATGGCACCGCCAAGTAAATCGCAGACGCGCATTTTGTGGTGTTTGCCGATCAAGTCCATCAGCGCGATATCGATAGCCGCCTTGGCCTGGTTGTGGCCATTCAGGTGTGCATCCATGCGACGTCTTAACAGCAGGGGCGTAAGTGCTGATTCACCGATCATCGCCGGGGCCATTTGTGCCAGGGCAGCCCTGGCACCCTTGGCATGTTCCGGCTGGTAGGTCGGACCGACGGGACAGGTTTCGCCCCAGCCCACGAGGCCGTTATCACAAACCAGTTTGACAATGGTCGAATCGAGTGCATGCAGTGCGGTTCCCGCCATCGTGTAGGGCCGCTTCAATTGCAGGTCTTTCTGGTAGATATGAAGTTCAGCAATGCGCATTGCTAAGTTTCGCACAAAGCGTAAACGGCCTGTGGCTCTGCAATACCCTTCATGTCGCGGTTGCCCATGAACTGCGAGGGTATTTCGATGAGTTCGGAAAACTTACGTGAAAACAGTATGTTGCAGTCGAACTCCTTGGTCAGCGATTCGAGGCGCGCGGTACGATTCACCGCGGGGCCCATCACCGTGAAATCGAGGCGGTCGGGCGCGCCGACATTACCGTAAATCACTTCGCCGAGGTTAAGACCCACGCCAAACCTGATTTCGGGCTGGCCATGGCGGCGGCGTTGGTGATTCAGGGTTTCGAGGGTGTTGTGCGCATCGATGGCGGCATCAATAGCCGCGTTGCATGCGTTTTGTTCACTTGTGTTCTCGTCGATCGGAAACACGATCAGCATTGCGTCACCGATGAAGCGCAGAATTTCGCCGCCCCTTGCGTTCACTGCGGCGGCAACGAATTCAAAGTACTCGTTGAGCATTTCGAGTACCTGCGCCGCGGGCAGCGTTTCGGTAATCTGGGTGAAATCGCGCAGGTCGCTAAACCACAGGGCCGCGTTGATCAGGTCCGCATCGCCGCGCTTGATCATGCCGGCAAGAACTTTTTCGCTGGTGCGTTTACCGACGTAGGTGTTCATCAGTGAACGCGATATGTGTCGCAAGGCATGCACTTCGAGCACCGGTGCAAGGTAGTCCCGAATTCGCCGAAAGCTCTCGATGTGCTGATCGCTGAAACCACCTTTTCTTTTAGTGCTGATTATTATCGCCGCGCCTGGTTCGGCGACCTCGCCGAAAAGTACCGGCAGCGCCACGTAATCGGTAAAGCCGTCCTCGGCCAGTTCGGTATAGGCACGGTGCGCATCTTCTGGCAGATTATCCAGCCGCTTGCGCACGCGTTTATGGGTTTCGTAGATTGTTGCTAATGGGCTGCCGATATAGCGTTCCGAATTACGCACGCCGTGCGATGCATTAATGGGCGTGGTCGTGTCAGTCGACTTCAGCCAGGTTTCCGAAGTACCGACCAATTGCGGATTGAGCGTCAACAGCGAAACCATCAAGCGGTCAATCGAGGCGCCGTGAACATTCATTTGATGTGCGAGCTGGTGCACAAATTTATTGGTGCTTTCGATACGGCGACCCAGTGTGAATAACCAATCGATTACGCCCGGGGCATAACAGCCCGTTATATTTTCTGGTTGTGGAGTGGACACTGTGGTTATTGGGTTTCCGATGTCAGGACTGTACTGCGGTTGCGTCGTTTTTCGCTGGATACCAGTATGATACCCGAAATTACGATTAGGCTGGCACCCGCAAGCATCGCCAAAGTGGGTTGGTCACCCCAGATCAGGTAACCGTAGATAAGGGCAATCAGGATGCTGACGTATTTAAACGGGCCGATGAAGGACAATTCGCCGAGGCGGCTACCGATGATCAGGAACAGGTATCCACAATAGAGTGCCCCTCCAAGTCCAATAAACCACAGGTACCAATGCAGGTCGGCTTCGCCCCATCCCTGGTAAATCGAATAGATTCCACCACCCAGCATGACAATCCAGGCATTGGTGAACGCAACCTGCGATGAGGGGATTTCAGCGGGTACGTAGCGAATCGCGATATCGCGTAACGCCACGAAAAAAGCACAGATGATCGGAAATATAACCGCCCATGAAGCCGTCTCGGAAAACGGATTGGTGATCAGTATCACGCCACCAAAGCCGACCAGAATAACGATCCATCGATCCAGACTTACGTTTTCCTTCAGTATGGTTGCCGCCAGAAGTGCCAGAAATATGGGTGAGGCAAAGCCCAGGGTTGATGCCACTGCGATGGGTAACATGGACAGGCCGGTCAGGAAGGCGAGGGTAGCGCCCAGTTCAAACAAGGCGCGCAGCAGGTTCCAGCGATGCAGGCTGCGGCGATTGAAAACAGGTTGCCTACGAAGCGTCATCACGCTCGCGAAGATTATGCAGATCAATGCACCTCGCAAAAACATGACCTGCCCGACATTAAAAACCTGCGTGATGTGTTTTACGATGGCATCATTGGTGGTAATCATCGACATTGCGATGACCACGAATAGCGCAGCCTTGAGGTTGTTGAATTCCACGAAGTGAAGAGTAGCAGTCTCAGCTTTGCTGGAGTAGAAATTCTCGTAGCAGCGGGAGTACCTGGTCGCTGGCTTCAATCATTAATGCATGCTTGAGTCCTTCGAGAATAACCAGGCGGGAACTGGGCAGTTCGCCATCAATGAATTGATTGAGACGCGGATTGCAACCGCCATCGAGCTCACCGGTCAGCACCAGGCAGGGGCATTTGACTTCATGCAACCAGGGCGCCATTTCCGTGGTGGCGTAAATCCAGAACACACTCAGGAAGACATCGGCAGGGGTATCGTTAACCTGTTGTAGACGTGCTTCTACCAGATCCGGATGTGCCTGGATGAATGCATCGGTGAACCAGCGTGCAACAAAGGTCCCCAGGGTTTCGGCGATCCCGTTTTGCTCCATCGCATCGCCGACCGCTTTCAGTTTTGCGCGATCATCCTCGCTACGACCCGCGGCGGTGCTAAGCAGACCGACACTCTGGGTATGTTCGGGGTAGGCGCGTGCGTAGGCCGGACCGATCATGCCACCGAGCGAATGCCCAGCAATGTGAATTTTCTCGTGCCCGAGCTTCAGCCGTAGCGCTTCGAGATCATCGACAAGATCATCGAGGGTATATGGCGTTGGTGGAATCGGGCTTTCGCCGTGACCACGTAAATCGTAACTGACGCAGGTAAAGTCCTGCTTGAGATCGTCAACGAGCTCGTTCCAGGTGGTTTTGCGCGCGCCGATGCCGTGCACGAGGTAAAGCGCGGGTCCTTGTCCCTCAATTCGATAGCTGACATCTATCGCGGCCATTGCTACGGGCTACGATGCTCGGGCCCGGGGTTTGTCGGTCGCGACAAACCCCGGCATGACTTCTTCCGCGAAGCATTGAATCGACTCCAGCATTTCGGCTTGTTCAACGCCGAAGTTGATATTCATGATGAAACGATCCACGCCGGCCTCCGCATAGGGTGCAAGCTTGTCGACCATTTCCGATGAGGTGCAAATGGTCAAATTCTCGGCCGTCTGTTCAATGGTCATCTTGCGGGGTAGCGGTTTTATCATCCCGTTCTCGACGATGCCGGGCCCGGTAAAAACGTTATCAAAACGGCTGTAGTAGTCGTGCGCCATCTGGATCTTGCGCTTACGGTCAGCATCGTTATGCGATAAAAATGCAACCCGCGACAGCGAAAGGGTCTGATGCGCACCTGCGGCACCCAGTTCTTCCTTGCCGCGGTTGAACGCGTTGACCTGGTCGAGCATATGTTGATGATCGCCTGACAGTGGCGTGGTCTGGATATGAAAACCGCGCCTGGTGCAGTGGTAAATAGCTTCGGGAACCAGCACCGCCATCATGATCGGGATGTCGCGAACCGGACGCGGCATGATCGTCAGTGGATCAAACTGGTAGTATTTACCATCCCAGGAAACTTCTTCGTCGGCAAGCAATGCCTGCAGCACATCCAGGGATTCATCAAATTTCTCGCGGCTGATGGTAAGGGGTACGCCCATGCGATCCATCTCGAAGCCGAAAGCGCCGCGCCCGACGCCGACCATGAGTCGATGATCGGTAAAAATGTCCGCACATACGAGTTCTCCAGCGAGGATACGCATGTCGTGCAATGGCAACACCGAAACCGCGGTAATGATTTTCAGTTTCTGCGTCTGACTAGCGATCTTGACGGCAAACTGGAGCGGTGCCGGCATCATCAGGATGTTGATCAGGTGGTGTTCGGTAATGCCAACGGATTCGTAGCCGCATTGATCGGCACAGCGAGCCAGCTCGAGCATGTCCCGGTAAACACGATCGCCACCGTAGGACTTGTCGGGATAGTACGCTGAAAGCTGGATACTGAAATGCATCTAGGTTTGCCCGGACGTGATTTTCGAGCATTGTCTAATAAAAAGTTCCGGTTGACTATCCGCTGGATGAGCTCGACAAAGGTATGATTTCGATGAGCGACCCGAGTGCACGGCGAATTTCTTGAAGCGTCGGATAGTGATTACCGCCAGTGCCCCACTTTTTGGAACAAATCAACGTCTGCACGTCTGGTTGGTCCGGCGAGACGAGTTTCATTTCAACCCGATAAAGGTAATAACTCGGGGGACCATCCCAATGTCCGAACCGTCTCGACGATGAGTGAAAAATGGAAAATCCAAATCCCACAGACGC is a window encoding:
- a CDS encoding FAD-dependent oxidoreductase, whose translation is MKSQARVVVIGGGIGGCSALYHLTQEGWNDVVLVERDELTSGTTWHSAAQCPNLAFNQLLIGLRSYTIDLYKALAEDPEYPINYHYAVGGLRLITDQQQLDACHHIISVAEGMGVELELISPEQALEKNPLLETHDLLAALYDPRDGDIDPAQLCQALARRSRKAGAEIYRHNPVVGLTQQQNHEWIVHTRKGDICCEHIVNAAGYRANEVGALMGVEYPIVSMEHMYFVTEPINELMPPEQRVAMVRCPRDRFYLRQEKQGLLIGVYEHDCKTFGMEGIDPDFANALCPDDLDRCLPRLVHIFQRLPCLQKVGIQSIINGPITYTADAGPLVGKTPGMRNTWSINGLRVGIGEGGGYGKMLAQMMVHGETDWDCWQLDPRRINHCSTLEYTALKAIEDYQHEFQWHLPQEHRPAGRPLRTTPLYPVLQQQGAQFGVVNGWERVSFFKPTAEIVEQHGYRFNNWHAIVEREIESLCRGVGILELSGFNRYAISGPGARDWIDSLTCSRVPTQPGRVGLAYFLNRSGNLLAEATLALVEKDHLWYGSAAAAELHDWDWLHERLPPDSAIRIESLTNEHTTLVIAGPRSRELIEAVSPRMDWSKAAFPPMSVRQCLLGHFEVVVMSVSVCGELAYELHVPNQHLIGAYDLLQQLGASLGLGGFGMYALESMRLEKGYGHWKADLIDEYNPFEAGLERFVNLEKSFPGKEGLKTQIEAGNRRNRLVLEIECDTAPCQAGESVYCGNEVVGTITSAAWGFRVQKNLAMAYLRPEYSATESKLEVALLGHRYKARVAAENLAW
- a CDS encoding mandelate racemase/muconate lactonizing enzyme family protein encodes the protein MRIAELHIYQKDLQLKRPYTMAGTALHALDSTIVKLVCDNGLVGWGETCPVGPTYQPEHAKGARAALAQMAPAMIGESALTPLLLRRRMDAHLNGHNQAKAAIDIALMDLIGKHHKMRVCDLLGGAITEKVPSYYAIGIASPEDSVRQAREKADEGFPRLQIKCGGRDIDEDIAVIHKVWEAVGNRVRLAIDANRSLTARDTLLLSLSCRQIPVVIEQPCNTMEEIASIRAQIHHPVYLDENTETINDVLRAISLGICDGFGLKLTRLGGLNAIATVRDICTARSMPHSCDDTSGGDIIAAACAHVGATVDPGLLEGVWIGAPYYQEHYDPENGIQVKNGYINLPQALGLGVTPDESRIGKLSASFS
- a CDS encoding DMT family transporter; the protein is MEFNNLKAALFVVIAMSMITTNDAIVKHITQVFNVGQVMFLRGALICIIFASVMTLRRQPVFNRRSLHRWNLLRALFELGATLAFLTGLSMLPIAVASTLGFASPIFLALLAATILKENVSLDRWIVILVGFGGVILITNPFSETASWAVIFPIICAFFVALRDIAIRYVPAEIPSSQVAFTNAWIVMLGGGIYSIYQGWGEADLHWYLWFIGLGGALYCGYLFLIIGSRLGELSFIGPFKYVSILIALIYGYLIWGDQPTLAMLAGASLIVISGIILVSSEKRRNRSTVLTSETQ
- a CDS encoding alpha/beta hydrolase; the encoded protein is MAAIDVSYRIEGQGPALYLVHGIGARKTTWNELVDDLKQDFTCVSYDLRGHGESPIPPTPYTLDDLVDDLEALRLKLGHEKIHIAGHSLGGMIGPAYARAYPEHTQSVGLLSTAAGRSEDDRAKLKAVGDAMEQNGIAETLGTFVARWFTDAFIQAHPDLVEARLQQVNDTPADVFLSVFWIYATTEMAPWLHEVKCPCLVLTGELDGGCNPRLNQFIDGELPSSRLVILEGLKHALMIEASDQVLPLLREFLLQQS
- a CDS encoding LLM class flavin-dependent oxidoreductase, which produces MHFSIQLSAYYPDKSYGGDRVYRDMLELARCADQCGYESVGITEHHLINILMMPAPLQFAVKIASQTQKLKIITAVSVLPLHDMRILAGELVCADIFTDHRLMVGVGRGAFGFEMDRMGVPLTISREKFDESLDVLQALLADEEVSWDGKYYQFDPLTIMPRPVRDIPIMMAVLVPEAIYHCTRRGFHIQTTPLSGDHQHMLDQVNAFNRGKEELGAAGAHQTLSLSRVAFLSHNDADRKRKIQMAHDYYSRFDNVFTGPGIVENGMIKPLPRKMTIEQTAENLTICTSSEMVDKLAPYAEAGVDRFIMNINFGVEQAEMLESIQCFAEEVMPGFVATDKPRARAS